DNA from Campylobacter concisus:
TCACGGTGCATGAGTTTATGACTACGATATCAGCGGCCTCTTCGTCGTTTGTGATCTCGTAGTCTTTGATGTAGCTCTTTAAAAGCTCGGTATCATAGATGTTTGTGCGGCATCCAAATGTCTTAAAAAATATCTTTTGCATTAGATATTTTCGCCCTCTTGCTCAGCGTGAGCTACATGATCGCTTGGCGTTTCTTTCTTGCCTATAAACATAGTTTGTGTTGGGTAAGCTATCTTTATATCATCGTGAGCCAAAAATGCCTCGATTATCTCAGCGCTTATTGTGCTTCTTAGAGCGAGCGTGGCGTATGAGTTGGACATATACCAGCATGAGATGTTGATACCATAAGGCTCAAAAAATGTGTAAATTCTTGGCTCTACATTTGGATTTTTGATGCTGTACTGGCTCCTTAGCTTATTCATCTGGCGTTTTGCGATGTCAGTGTAGCCTTTTGAATATTTTTTTACTATATTTTTTGCTAGATAGGCGGCCTTTTTGTGATTGCTATCAAAGCTTATCACGACATCTATACCGTCCCAAACGGTCTTCATACCGTAGTGCGAGTAGTTTGCGATGAGGTCTGTAAAGATGTAGTTATTTGGCACAAATATGATCCTGCCTGCACGGCGGTTTGTCTTATAGGTAGAGTAGCTAACGTCTTCAAAAACTGTTAGGCGAAGCAGTGAAATGTCTATCACATCGCCTACAAATTCGCTCCCATCGTGATAGACCCTTACGCGGTCTCCCACGTGGATCGTGCCACCAAACATGATAACCATCCAGCCAAGCATACTCATAAACATATCCTTCATCGCGATGGCGATACCAGCTGAGGCAAAACCTAGCACGGTGACTAGATATGTGACGTTTTCGATGTATGAAAAGAGCAGGATTATGATGATAACTGTGATGTTTAGCACGTTTAAAAATTTATTGACCGTGTAAAATCTCTCGTTATCTGTGATCGTTCTTTTAACGATAAATTTAGCGATAAATGTTAATCCGATCGTTAGAAGTATGACGATGGCTGTGTAGCCCATGCTCAAAAACTGAGCCTTGATGTCAGAGGTCGTCAAATTTATCGCTTCATCAGCCCTTTTTTCATAGACGCTATAAGTGGTATCAGCGATCTGTTTTGCTGCTTTGAAGTCGCCTATCTCTTGTTTTACAAGGTTTAGACTTGCTCTATTTTGCTCGCTATCATCTATCAAATTTAGTCTATTTAGCAAATTTTCTTTTGCTTCAAGCTTTTCAAGCAAGGTGTCAAGCTCTTTGATGTGCCTTTGGTACTCGATCTTGTCGCTTCTTATCTTTTTGATGTATGAAAAGCCAGATACTAGCGCAACTGGGCTATTTATCCTAGGCGGCGTCTCCATTTCTGGTGCTGCTAGCATATTTGAAAATGGCGTTTTCTCATACTCTTTTAGCAAATTTATCTGCTCTTTTAGAGTTTGACTTCTCTTTATGAGATCGCCACCTCTTTTTGAGCCTTTATCAAGCTTTTTAAGCTCATTTTCATTTTGCTCTAGCTCATCAAGAAGCTTTTGATAGGTATTGTAGTTGGCGTATCTTGTGATCCAGATGTTGTTTTTTAGGGAGTTATCTAGGTTTGAAATTTCTTTTATAAGCTCGCTATTTTGTAAATTTTGTGAGACATTTTGCTCAAGCGTAGCGTTTTCTTCAGCATAAAGCGCAAAGAAAAAAAGTAGAAAAACTAGGATCTTTTTCATTTAAATTCTCTCAAAGTTTCTAAAACGTCCTCTTTTTTGACGTCATTTTTGATGACCGCACTGCCGATTTTATCTGCGATGATGAAATTTATCTTATCACCTTTTGTCTTTTTATCCATAAAAAACGCCTCGTAAAATGCATATTCATTTTCTATTTTGTAGCTTACAGGCAGATCAAACTTCACTAAAACCTGCTTGATCTCTTCTGCCTGCGCCTCACTCATGAGACCTAGTCTAACGCTTAGGCGATTTGCCATATTCATACCTATCGCCACTGCTTCGCCGTGTAAAAATTCCTTGTAATTTGTCTCATTTTCGATGACATGAGCAAAGGTGTGACCGTAGTTTAGGATAGCTCTTAACCCCTTTTCTTTCTCATCTTGCTCGACCACTCTAGCCTTTAAATTTATAGACTTTTCAACCAGCTTAGCTAAGTTTTCATCGTCTAAATTTACGCTCTTTAGCCAGTCAAACATCTCTTTATCAAAAGTTATTGCCATTTTTAAAGCCTCAGCCACGCCAGCTGCAAATTCTCTCTTTGGCAATGTTTTTAAGAAATTTATCTCACAAAAAACTGCCTTTGGCTGATAAAATGAGCCTATTAAATTTTTACCAAATTTGTTATTTACGCCCGTTTTTCCGCCCACACTAGCATCGACTTGTGCTAGAAGCGTGGTTGGGATATTTATGAAGTTTATCCCTCTTTCATAAATGCTTGCCGCAAAGCCGGTCATATCGCTTATGACGCCACCACCAAGGGCTATGAGCGTAGATGCGCGGTCAAATTTACTAATAAAAAGCTGCTCTAAAATTTGCTCTATCGTTGTTAAATTTTTATACTCTTCGCCGTCTGGCACGCTTATGATAAATTTCTCATCGCACTTTAAAACGCTAAGTAGTTTTTCAAGGTGAAGCCCAGCTACTTTGGCATTTGTGACGATGCCAACCTTGCCTTTTAGCTCCAACTTCTCAAGCTCATTTATGTAAATTTTATAGCTTGAGCCCTTTTCCTTAAGTTTTAGATTTATCTGCATTTTCTACTCACTTATTGGCACAAAAAGCTGTGCGTTTTGGCTTAGTTTTTTATAAAGTCTATTTAAATTTGTCGATAAGAAGGCAAAAGCACTACCATTTGCCACACTCTTGCTAAACATCACAAAATGAAGCAGATCATTTGTGCCTTTTAGCTTCACTAGCGGGTTTTTGAGGCTGTGATTTTCTATCTTTATGCGCTTTGAAAAAAGCGTGCTAATGCTCTCAAAGTGCTCTTTTAGCGCCTCATCATCGCTGTGTTTGTTATCAAAATAGTAAAATTTCATCTCCAAATCAAGCTGCGCGCAGCAGTCTGTGATGACAGCTGATTGATTTTCGACCTCTTGGCTTTGATCGCCAAGTATCACACCCTCTTTTACCTTTGAGAGCAAAATTTTACCCGTTTTTAGCACTGGGATTTTAAGCTCATAAAATAGCTTTTTAAATTTAAAAAAGTATCTATCATCGCTTATGATAAGCCCGATGTCGTGTTTTAAAACGTCATCTTTTATCGATTTATTGTCGCTATTAAAATAATCCATCAAAACAAGGATATTTTTCTCTTTTATCGCCTTTAGTGTCTCTAAATTTTCGCCTAAAGTTGGGTTTATCACCCTAAAGATAAGGCGTTTGTTATTTAGCTTTGAATGCACATATAGGCTATCCTCGATGAGTTTGCTAACGCGCTCTTTGCTCATCGACTTCATATCGATTAAAGTGTAGATGTTGCTACCAAATGGGCTTGGGAACTGCCCGCTCTCGCGTTTTATTGAGCGATAGACGTTTTGAAGCACGTTTGGATCGCCAACGATCAGCAAGATGTCGCTTGGCTGTATCATCAAATTTGGCTTTGGCAAGATGATCTCATTGCCCCTATAAATGAGCGCTATACGCCACTTTTTCTGCGCTACTGAGCTGATATGGCGATACATATATGAGCTGCCAATAGGCACCTTAACCTCCATGATCTCGCCCTCGCTAAAGCCGATATTATCAGCATATACAGGCATGTCTGGCAGATAGTCCATAAGCCTTGAAGCCGCGATATCTCTGATATCAACCACGCTTAGATGCTTATCGCTCGCGAAAGTCTCCTTGCACTTTTCATCTAGCTCCCACGAGTTCATGAAAATGGTCTCTGTCTTTGTGCTGATCTGTCTTAAATTTTCATAAATGACAACCGCCTCTTTTTCATTGTCGCTCACGATACAAAACTGGCTAAAATAGCCGTCGCTTATGCTCTTTAGCTTTGATAGGCTCGTTGAGTCAAACTGATAAAATGTGAAATTTTCATAATTTGCCTTTTGGCTAAGGTCTTCGCTCGAAACGACGATATAGTGGTGTAAATTTGATTTTGCTCCAAGAAGTCTATCTAAAAAATTTCTTGCAAAAGCTCCATCTGCGATTATTAAAATTTTCTTCATTAATTCTCCGTATTTTAAAGCCACATTATAACAAAAGGTCTTTAAAATAAGCTATTTTTGGCTGTAAATTTAAGCTTTCACAGCCAAAAAATTTAAGAAAATTTTAGTAGATTATTTCAGAGATTAAAGTATCGATAGCTAAATTTGCAGCCTTATTTATCGTCTCAAAAATGGTGCTTGAGCTTGGATCTGGGCAGAAAATTTCTTTTGTGATCATGCCTGATTTTAGCGAGGTGTTTGCATTAAATAGCTCATAAGCTAGCGAAACTTCGGCCTTATCGCCTCTTATTTGAAGTGAGATGATGCTAACTTTTAGCCTAAGATCCTTTGCATTTGGCGAAAATATCGGCTTTGCAGCGCAGTTTGAGTATAGTCCTTTTACGAGCGATTTATAGATCATCTCGCTTGGTTCAGAGACAAATTTAGCGTCTGTCAAATACCTTATCTTGTTGTTTTCAGCAACGATCAAAATTTTTCTAGTATCAACCATATCAAGGGCGCTCACGTTTTCTATGAAGACATTTTTTAGCTCTTTCTGCTTGTTTTCAGCCGAGCACTCCTTGTTTGAGTAGTGTATCTCATACATCGTGGCTTGTGGTACGTCGGTCTTTAGCGAGCAGCCAAAAAATAAAAATGCAGCCGCTAGAAAGATTAAATTTCTCATTTTTTGTCCTTTTTATCTATATTTGGCACTGGATTTGTGAAGAAGAACTCGTAAGGATTGTCCTCAAGCCTTTGAAGCGCACCCCTAAACTCACGAAGCGTCTTGTCAAATCCATTTAAAAAATCGCTAGCCTCTCTAAGCAGCGGAGAGACCGTGTTTCTAAGGTCATACTCGCCGTTTTTTACCTTTTTAGTGACGATATCTTGAAGCGAGCTATATCCAGTGACAGCCAAATTTACTGATTTAAAGACTGAATTTGCACTGGCGATTAGTGTGTTTAAATTTTTAGCAAGCTCTTTTGTGTCGGTTTTGTTTAAACTATCGGTGAAATTTTTTACATTTTTAACGATGCTATCAACCTCGCTTAAACCATTTTCATCGGTTAAAACCTGTGTAAATTTATCGATATTTCTTAGGATTGACTCGATGTGAGATATATTTTCAGCCGAGAAAAAGCCATCAACCTTATCAAGGGTTTGATTTATCTTTAAAGTGATGTTTTCTGCGTTGTTTCCGAGCTTTGAAAAAAGGCTCTCTTCAAGCTTTAAAATAGGCTTATCGCCTGGTTTAAAATCCTTTGTGCCTCGGCTTATATTGATACTAGCCACGCCACTAATAGCCTGAACTTCGATGCTTGCCACGCTATCAGCCTTGATAGGCAGATCCTCTCTTATCTTCATCGTGATGTTTATAAGAGCGTTTTTATCATCGACAAAATTTATATCACTGACGCTTCCTGCTGGCACGCCGATAAATTTAACCGTAGAATCCACCTTTAATCCGCTTGGCAGCTCGCTTGTGTGGATGTAATACTCCTTAAAATCAACTTTTGTGTTATTTTTGCTAGTCATCCACCAGATAAATATCGCAAATGCTGTAAGGCAGGCTATGAAAAACATGCCAACAATGGTGTAAGAATTTCTATTTTCCATCTATTTTTTCCTCATTTTAAATAGCTCTTCAAGCGGGTTATTTTCAAGATGCTCAAGCTCTTTTATATCTCCCTCAAAGGCTATTTTTTTGTTATCTATTATCAAAAATCTATCCAAAATATCAAAAATACTATCAGCATCATGAGTCACCATAACAACTGTTACGCCGATGCTATCACGAAGCTCTTTTATGAGCGCGTCCATCTGGCGCGAGCTAACAGGATCAAGACCACTATTTGGCTCGTCCAAAAATAGCACCCTAGGACTTAGCACCAAGGCTCTTGCAAGCGCAGCACGCTTTTTCATACCGCCACTTAGCTCGCTTGGATAAAGCATAGAAACTTCTTTTTTAAGCCCAACTTTTTGTATCCAAAACATCGCTATCTCATCGATCTGACGCTTGTTAAATTTAGAGTACTCATGCAGTAAAACGCCCACATTATCAAGTATCGTCATCGAGCTATAAAGCGCTCCAAACTGAAACATCGTCCCACTTTTTAGCTTTATCTCTTGCTGCTCTTTGGGGCTACTTTTCCACATATTGACGCCGTCAAACGTTATATCGCCCTTGCTTGGCTTTTTTAGATATATCATCGTCTTCATAAGCGTCGTTTTACCAGTGCCACTGCCACCTAAAAAGCCGTAAATTTCAGCCTCTTTGACGCTCCAGCTCACATTATCGTGCATTATCTTATCGCCATAACTTGTAGTTATATTTTTTCCAACTATTATCTCGTTCATATCTTTAGCCACATAAAAATTATCGCAAAAAATGCATCAAGCGCGATGACCCAAAATATCGCATTTACAACGCTAACGGTTGTCATCGCTCCAAGGCTTTGGGCGTTTTGGCTAACACCAAACCCCCTCATGCAGCCAATGATCGCTATTACAGCACCAAAAAACGGAGCCTTTATCATGCCAACAGCAAAGTGCCTAAGCTCGACCATCTCGCGAAATCTATTGAGATAGTCGCTAAAGCTGATATCAAGTATCGTTTGACAAATGATCATCTGCCCTAAAATGCTTATGCCGTCAGCTATAAAGATGATGACAGGCACGCAAAGCACCATGGCGATGATGCGCGGCAGCACCAAGAAGTTAAAGGGCTCAAAGCCCATCGTCTTCATCGCGTCTATCTCCTCAGTTAGCTTCATAGCACCAATTTGTGCAGTAAAGCTGGAGGCCGACCTGCCTGCCACGACGATAGCAGCGATGAGCGGTGCCACCTCTCTAAGCGTTAGCATGCCCATGATCTCTACTATAAATATACTTGCCCCAAAGCTTGCAAGCATCGCACTACCAAGATATGCAAGCACGACGCCTATCAAAAAAGCGGTGAGCGAGACGATGAAAACGGCATTTACGCCACCATCTTTTATGTAGTTGCTAAATTCTCTAAACCTTAAATTTGCAGGATTAAGGAAAATTTTGACGCTTTTTATCAAAAACTCACCCAAAAACGAGCCAAACTCAACTAAATTTACAAAACCTTCACAAATTTTCTCTCCCAAGCGTGAGAAAAAATTTAGGCTATTGTGCGGTGGCATATATCTAAAGTCGATCTTCTCGTCATTTAGCAGTTCGCTCATCGCCTTTATCTTCTCATCACTTGTAACGATCTCAAATTTCTTGCCATTTAGCGTGTTTTTTAAAAGGATCAAAACAGCGTAATCAATGCTCTTTAGCTCGCTAAAGTCAAATTTAACATTGCCGTTAAGCTTTTGGATTTTTTTAAAAATGCTTTGTAAATTTTTTGCGTCTTTATAGCTAAACTCACCTGCAAATTTTATGGTCGCAGTGCCGTTTGCTTCGGTAAAAACGATGTCATTTCTCTTTTGCAAAAAGTTCCTTTGCCTTAAAATTTCTGGATTATATTATAAATTTTGTTAAAATAAAAAATCAAAAATTTTAAGGACTTGGATGAAATTTGAAGTTATAAAAAAAGATGGTAACGCAAGGCGCGGCGTCCTAACAACCGCTCACAGCGTGATACAAACGCCAGTTTTCATGCCAGTTGGCACTGTTGGCGCAGTTAAAAGCCTAGACGCCTTTGATATGAGTGAAATTTTAGACGCAAAGATAATTTTAGCAAACACCTACCACATGTATCTGCGCCCTGGTAGCAAGGTCGTGCGTGAGTTTGGCGGACTTCATGGATTTTCTAAATTTGATCGCTCGTTTTTAACTGATAGCGGCGGATTTCAGGCATTTTCGCTTAGGTCAAACACCAAAAACGACGATGGCGGGATAAAATTTAAAAGCCACATCGACGGCAGCACGCACTACTTCACGCCAAGATCCGTCCTTGACACGCAGTATGAGCTTGGCAGCGACATCATGATGATACTTGATGATTTGGTTGCCTTGCCAGCTGAGCCAAAAAGGATAGATCTCAGCATAAAACGAACGATAAAATGGGCAAAAGAGGCGATTGATTATCACAAATTTATGCAAAGCAAGGGCGTTGGCTTGCAGCAAAATATCTTTGGTATCGTTCAAGGCGGCACCGACTATGAGGCACGTAAATTTTGCGCCGAGGCACTAACTGAAATGCCATTTGACGGCCTTGCCATCGGCGGTCTTAGTGTTGGCGAGAGCAACGAGGCGATGTATGACACTGTTGAGGCGGTTATGCCATTTATGGATGAGCTTAGACCTCGCTATCTAATGGGCGTTGGCACGCCTGAAGACTTGGTCGAAAACGTGGAGCGAGGGGTCGATATGTTTGACTGCGTGATGCCAACAAGAAATGCAAGAAACGGCACGCTTTTTACTAGCTTTGGCAAGATAAATATAAAATCAGCCAAATTTATAAACGACCACGCACCGATCGATCCAGCCTGCCAGTGCTACACCTGCAAGCGCTACTCAAGAGGCTATCTAAACCACCTTTTTAAGGCTAGAGAGCTCACGTTTTTTAGACTAGCAAGCCTTCATAACCTACACTACTATCTAAATTTGATGAAAGAGATGAGAGAGGCGATAGAGGCTGGCGAATTTGCTAAATTTAAGCGAAATTTCTACGCAAAAAGGAGCACATATGAGCTATAAAAACGCACTTAGCGGATATTTTTATGGAGATGAGTTTGACTACATAACACTCATCTCATTATCGCAAAAGCAAGTTTTTAAATTTTTATTTAAAGATGGCAAAATTTACAAAGAAGATCTTGAGCATGAATGCGACAAAAGCACATTTGAAGCAGCTATTAAGGGGATTTGTAACGAATATGCAAATAAAATTTTAGAGCATCAAGACGAGCTAAATGAATATGAGAAAATTTATGCTAGTCAGAGAAATCTTGAGAAATTTATAAAAAGGCACCACTTTTTAAAGTATGAGATCAGAAAATTTCAAAATAGCATCTCACACTTTTACGAAGCACTTGCGATCTGTCAAAGCGAACAACAAGGGCTTAAAAAAGAGCTTAAAAATAGCATCCACGAAGCAAGCGTCTTTAAAACCATAGCCAACGAATACGCCTATAGGGTCGATGACATCTACTTATTTATACAAAGTGACAAAAACGACAAGATAAATAGAAATATCTACCTTTTGACGCTGCTTTCGGTGCTATTTTTACCACTAAATTTTATCACTGGCTTTTTTGGCATGAATACAAACGGCATGTTTTTAAACTCATTTAAAGATGGCACGTTGATAGTCTTTGCCTTTATAGCGATGCTTTGCGTGCTATTTTTTATATTTTATTACAGATCAAATAAGGATATTAGTTAAATTTATTTATGCTTGGCAAGTTGATCCAACCTACCAAGTAAATTTGAAGTTATTTTTTCTTAATGATGATCTTCTCGCCATCGCTATCAATGGTGATCTCATCGCCACTTTCAAGCTCATCTTTTAAGATCATATCAGCGATCTTGTCTTCAACTAGCTCATAAAGTGCTCTTCTTAGCGGTCTTGCACCATAGACTATGTCAAAGCCAGCTTTTGCAATAAATTTCTTAGCCTCTTCGCTTAAAACTGCCTTGATACCGCGGTTGTGAAGAGTTTTTTCAAGCTCTTTAAACATGATCTCTACGATAGATATCAAGCCTTGCTCATTTAGAGGATTAAAGATGATGGTATCATCAAGCCTATTTAAAAACTCAGGTTTAAAGTAGTTTTTAAGCTCGTTTTTAACAGCTACATCGCGGTCTTCGCCCTTTAGCTCCATTATGAAATTTGAAGCGATGTTTGAAGTTAAAATGATGATAGTATTTTTAAAATCAACCGTTACGCCCTTGTTATCAGTCGCGCGTCCATCATCAAGTATGCCAAGAAGTATGTTAAATACGTCCTTGTGAGCCTTTTCAACCTCGTCAAAAAGTATGACTGAGTATGGTCTTCTGCGAACTGCCTCTGTTAGCTGACCGCCCTCATCGTAGCCTACATATCCTGGAGGCGCACCAAGTAGCCTGCTCACGCTGTGTTTTTCCATATATTCGCTCATATCAAAGCGGATAAGCGCCTTCTCATCGTCAAACAAGAATTTAGCCAAAGCCTTAGCAGACTGAGTTTTGCCAACGCCTGTTGGTCCAAGAAATAAAAACGAACCAATCGGCCTTTGACCTTCATTTAGTCCAGCTTTGTTTCTCTTAACAGCACGTGCAAGTGCGTGTAGTGCGTCATCTTGACCGACAACACTCTCTCTTAGATGCTCTTCGATGCGCAGATATTTCTCTTTTTCGCTTGTTAACATCTTTTTAACTGAAATTCCAGTCCATTTGCTCAAAATTTCAGCCACAAGCTCTTCATCGACTTGATTTTTAAGAAGTACGCCCTCTTTTTTCATGTACTCCCATTTTTCTTCAAGCTCGTGTTTGTGCTTTTTGGCGTCTGCTATCTTGCCGTATTCTATCTCGGCAGCCTTTTGAAGATCGCCATTTCTTTTTGCTATCTCAGCTTGTGATTTTAAGCTATCGATCTCTTTTGTTGCTTTTGAAATTCCGCCAAAAACGGCCTTTTCGTTTTCAAATTTAGTATCAAGCGCTAGCTTTTTCTCATTTAGATCAGCTATCTCTTTTTCGATCTCGCCAAGTCTTTCTTTGTTTTTATCCGCATCCTCCATCTTTAGAGCTTCTTTTTCTACTTGAAGCGTTACGACCTCGCGTTTTATCTTTGAAAGCTCGTATGGTTCGCTCTCTATTTGCATCTTAAGCTCAGCTGCTGCCTCGTCAATAAGGTCGATCGCTTTATCCGGCAAAAAGCGGTTTGCGATGTAGCGGTCGCTTAGCCTTGCTGCGGCAACTAGCGCGCTATCAGTTATGGTGATGCCGTGATGAACTTCAAGACGCTCTTTTATACCACGTAAAATTTGAAGTGCCTCATTTACGCTTGGCTCTTTGACGTCTATTGGTTGAAAACGTCTTTGAAGCGCTGCATCTTTTTCAAAGTATTTTCTATACTCTTTTAATGTTGTCGCACCAACAGCGTGAAGCTCGCCACGCGCAAGAGCTGGTTTTAGGATATTTGCAGCATCCATTCCACCCTCGCTCGCACCAGCTCCAACGATGGTGTGAATTTCATCTATAAAAAGTATGATATTGCCAGCTTTTTTGACCTCGTCGATGACGGCTTTTAACCTATCTTCAAACTCGCCTCTATACTTTGCTCCAGCTACAACTGCGCTCATATCAAGCGCGATGACACGCTTGTTTGCAAGGCTTGTTGGCACATCGCGAGCCACTATCTTTTGAGCTAGCCCCTCAACGATAGCTGTTTTACCAACGCCTGGCTCACCAAG
Protein-coding regions in this window:
- a CDS encoding ATP-dependent Clp protease ATP-binding subunit, with product MADITENLTAQMQETLEKGVSLAIFSKNPQVVPLHVFWALLADSNSILNQVFNKMNISKDAVELEIKSKISSLPSSSNVTKDNVSVSRELINSLENAKALMVSMGDSYIAVDTWIISALELSEIKQILSKFCDILEIKKNLESIRGGKKIDSQTGDDTLDSLEKFGIDLTQKALNKELDPVIGRDEEITRMMQILIRKSKNNPILLGEPGVGKTAIVEGLAQKIVARDVPTSLANKRVIALDMSAVVAGAKYRGEFEDRLKAVIDEVKKAGNIILFIDEIHTIVGAGASEGGMDAANILKPALARGELHAVGATTLKEYRKYFEKDAALQRRFQPIDVKEPSVNEALQILRGIKERLEVHHGITITDSALVAAARLSDRYIANRFLPDKAIDLIDEAAAELKMQIESEPYELSKIKREVVTLQVEKEALKMEDADKNKERLGEIEKEIADLNEKKLALDTKFENEKAVFGGISKATKEIDSLKSQAEIAKRNGDLQKAAEIEYGKIADAKKHKHELEEKWEYMKKEGVLLKNQVDEELVAEILSKWTGISVKKMLTSEKEKYLRIEEHLRESVVGQDDALHALARAVKRNKAGLNEGQRPIGSFLFLGPTGVGKTQSAKALAKFLFDDEKALIRFDMSEYMEKHSVSRLLGAPPGYVGYDEGGQLTEAVRRRPYSVILFDEVEKAHKDVFNILLGILDDGRATDNKGVTVDFKNTIIILTSNIASNFIMELKGEDRDVAVKNELKNYFKPEFLNRLDDTIIFNPLNEQGLISIVEIMFKELEKTLHNRGIKAVLSEEAKKFIAKAGFDIVYGARPLRRALYELVEDKIADMILKDELESGDEITIDSDGEKIIIKKK